From Desulfuribacillus stibiiarsenatis, a single genomic window includes:
- a CDS encoding branched-chain amino acid ABC transporter permease, which translates to MESVDLILQQFINGLSLGSIYALIALGYTMVYGIIKLINFAHGDVMMVGAYIGWFCTTTLKMMFLPALIVAMILTALLGVIIERIAYKPLRNATRLAALITAIGMSLFLEYGGILVMGPQVRTFPEVFPQTVYNPFGAITFKYGDVVIIITAVALMALLHFVVKYTKVGKAMRAVSHDKEAAALMGINVNNTISATFAIGSCLAAAAGVLMGVYFNTINPLMGIMPGLKAFTAAVLGGIGIIPGAMIGGLFMGLIESLVSGLGFSMWRDAVAFFILILVLIVKPSGLLGKNTREKV; encoded by the coding sequence ATGGAAAGTGTCGATTTGATATTGCAACAATTTATCAATGGCCTTTCATTAGGGAGTATATATGCACTGATTGCCTTGGGATACACGATGGTTTACGGTATCATTAAATTAATTAATTTTGCCCATGGTGACGTTATGATGGTTGGTGCATATATTGGGTGGTTCTGTACAACTACGCTGAAAATGATGTTTTTACCAGCGCTAATTGTGGCGATGATATTAACAGCATTACTTGGTGTGATTATTGAAAGAATTGCGTATAAACCTCTTAGAAATGCTACTAGATTAGCAGCTTTAATCACTGCAATTGGGATGTCGTTGTTTTTAGAATACGGCGGAATTCTTGTTATGGGACCACAGGTTCGCACGTTCCCTGAGGTTTTCCCGCAAACTGTGTACAATCCTTTTGGGGCAATTACTTTTAAATATGGAGATGTCGTCATTATCATTACAGCAGTTGCGTTAATGGCACTTTTGCATTTTGTAGTGAAGTACACGAAGGTTGGAAAAGCTATGCGTGCCGTTTCTCACGATAAAGAAGCTGCTGCTTTAATGGGAATCAATGTGAATAACACAATTTCTGCGACTTTTGCTATCGGTTCTTGCTTAGCGGCAGCTGCAGGGGTTTTAATGGGAGTGTATTTTAATACAATTAATCCGTTGATGGGTATTATGCCAGGTCTAAAAGCCTTTACGGCAGCAGTACTTGGTGGGATTGGAATTATACCTGGGGCTATGATTGGTGGATTATTCATGGGTCTTATTGAGTCTCTAGTAAGTGGTCTTGGATTTTCAATGTGGCGTGATGCGGTAGCATTCTTCATACTAATTCTCGTGCTTATTGTAAAGCCATCAGGCTTACTAGGCAAGAATACACGCGAGAAAGTGTAG
- a CDS encoding branched-chain amino acid ABC transporter permease, translating into MRLLNKKNAVILLCLFAVYGIVEYLFVTQSLNQFYMMTLILVCIYIILAVSQNLITGFTGQLAIGHAGFMAIGAYMSAMVVVKFQGSMLVGIIFGAVLAGLAGMLIGIPTLRLRGDYLAIATLGFGEIVRITFLNVDYLGGATGFSVPKTIDWTWAFWLMVLSVVVISNFINSSHGRACISVRENEIAAEAMGINTTKYKVMAFTIGAMFAGLAGGIYANYMYFIQPTTFNFWKSFEILAMVVLGGLGSTTGAIVGAMIMTIGSALLAGYPEFRMLIIAVLLIILMIFRPNGLMGNKELKFNFLNFKKKGDENGTT; encoded by the coding sequence ATGAGATTATTGAATAAGAAAAACGCTGTGATTCTACTATGTCTTTTCGCTGTGTATGGTATTGTTGAATATTTATTTGTTACTCAATCGTTGAACCAGTTTTATATGATGACATTGATACTTGTATGTATCTATATTATTTTGGCAGTCAGCCAAAACTTGATTACAGGTTTTACAGGTCAATTAGCAATTGGGCATGCTGGCTTTATGGCAATCGGTGCATATATGTCGGCGATGGTTGTTGTGAAGTTTCAAGGCTCAATGCTTGTAGGGATAATATTTGGTGCGGTTCTTGCCGGCCTTGCTGGAATGTTGATAGGAATTCCGACCTTAAGGCTCAGGGGGGATTACCTTGCGATTGCGACCCTAGGTTTTGGTGAAATTGTTCGTATTACCTTTTTGAATGTAGACTATCTTGGCGGTGCAACCGGATTTTCTGTACCGAAGACTATCGATTGGACATGGGCATTTTGGTTAATGGTTCTAAGTGTTGTGGTAATTAGTAACTTCATTAACTCATCCCACGGTCGCGCGTGTATTTCTGTTAGGGAAAATGAGATTGCTGCAGAAGCAATGGGGATTAACACAACCAAATATAAGGTTATGGCATTTACGATTGGTGCGATGTTTGCAGGTCTTGCCGGTGGAATTTATGCCAACTACATGTATTTTATTCAACCTACGACCTTTAATTTTTGGAAATCCTTTGAGATTTTAGCTATGGTTGTACTAGGTGGACTAGGTAGTACAACAGGTGCCATAGTTGGTGCCATGATAATGACAATTGGGTCCGCACTTTTAGCGGGATACCCAGAATTCCGTATGCTAATCATCGCGGTACTCTTAATTATACTGATGATTTTTAGACCGAATGGACTTATGGGGAATAAAGAATTGAAATTTAATTTCCTAAACTTCAAAAAGAAGGGTGATGAGAATGGCACTACTTAA